In Bactrocera neohumeralis isolate Rockhampton unplaced genomic scaffold, APGP_CSIRO_Bneo_wtdbg2-racon-allhic-juicebox.fasta_v2 cluster10, whole genome shotgun sequence, the genomic stretch gtgtcgggagatttataagttttaaacggttaatgtaaaggggaagatttaaactggaatcccaatgcaaatgatttaaggcaaaaagtaaaaaatgtttttgaacggactctaatttatccgaatggacttggttactagggttccaaaccacagaagcatactccaatataggcctcaccagagatgtaaaaagaatttttgtggtaagcggatctctaaattctttagaccagcgtttaacaaaactaagagcgcctttagctttaaaaaccgtggaagatacgtgaagattaaaattgagtttggggtccatagttactcccagatcaacaaaactgcatacttgctccaacctaaagttttgtattgcgtatgaggtagggtctacagctctacgtgaaaagcacatcgttttacacttttttaaggttcaatggcatgtcatttctatcacaccaagaaactaggttgtttaagtctgtttgcaactgacatctttcactgtttgaagtatacgttttaaaaagttttacatcgtcagcatataataaaacttttgaaaacttaacaacagatgatatgtcgttaataaataacaagaacagaattggaccaagatggctacctgggggaacgcctgaaggaacattgattatgtcagaaaaagtatctttaaatatgactcgttgaattctattactaagataagaagcaacccattttagaaatattggttgaaaaccaagaagatcaagtttattcaaaagaattgaatggtttactttatcaaaagctttactaaaatctgtgtatataacatcagtattcttattctccctaaatcCCGCTGATACGTTTGATACAAATTCAAGAAAATTAGTTACTGTAGATTTTCCTatacgaaaaccgtgctgagaacaagaaattattggagagatccggaaggttatgtcgtctcttataattgcttcaaaaagtttaggcattgctgacaactttgctattcccctatagttttcaatagatgacctaaatccactcttatgcaaaggaattataaatgactttttccatatggatggaaataagccttgcttaagagatgagttaaatagttttgttaggggttggtatatatatttggcacatttcttaagaaagcatgagggaatcatatctgggccgtaattgtatgattgttctaacatatttaactgatttaagacgtctgcttcggaaatggtaggtgcattaatgacagaaatcggacataacttgtgctgttgcggaacattttgtggagattttgaagagtaattggacctaaagaattcagcgaacatattatTTGGGAAACTAATAAAAGAAACTGGCGTAGCCGATTCCTGATTATCTCTGCCGTACATAATGTCGTACAGAACCTCCTGCATTTTTatgcgaaattttatttttttttcatccatATTTTTCATGTACTTTTTGAAACTCATAAGAAAATGATAATCATCATCCTCCTCATCGCTGCTTTTTTCTAGAAGCTTAAGCTTCTTTTCCTTCAACTCCAAAAACGCCGAGCTTTCTgtaagttttttctttaattttttaggtGTAGGCTGCATCAATTTTATGGATTCAGGAGTTTCCGATTTATCTTCATCATTAAGTTCCACCAATTCATCACAACTTGTTTCATTAATCAAGTTACCTGACATGGAGCGCGATTCCATAATATCTTGTAAAAAAACACATATCCTTAAAATGTGTCCATTTTGAATGCGGCATTGCAGCGCTGCCTGAAGCCACCACAGTTTCCTTACGATGTTCTCTACGATAGGTGTCTTTcaagtttttccatttttttgcacCAGAGCCAGCTGAAACACATGTAAAAAgaataatttcgtttttcttaaatttattttcaggtttttagCAAATCGGGAAAATTCATTCCGATCTTTGGCTTTTTCTTATCGCAAACATATCCGGAATTTCTGGCagtgtttttcaaaaaacacttttttccaCTAGAGAAGTATGTGCCGCCCTTTGGACGTCTCTGGTTACCAAACATTTGAATCGCAAAACAAATgaagaattgataaaaatagcAGACAGAAATTTACTCCAAATGTTTTGTTAAAACTATTTGTTTGCTACACAATATTATAATTGATAAAGAGGGAGTTTGTATGCAAACCTTAATGCAAGTTCAGCAAACTATTCCCATAAATATGAATAGGCAGAGGCAGTATAATAGAAGCTCTGAAGCTGCTACGACTATACGAATCAATATTTTGAaggaatattttgttcaaaaaaatgttatattcaCTTAAGTATAGGTtgtttattacataaaaataaaataatactattACTTACCTTCCAAACCGCATTCTTTTTCTACTTCTTCCCAAGCTTTTCTGATTTTGTTTCTATTATGATAATCTGGATGACGCAGATTCCACAAACATTCTTTATTTcgcactttttcaataaatttatccATCGTGTTTAACGCGATTCGCTCAACTGAATCAAAAACTTTGATCGCTGATTTTCGTCGCTAGCAGTCGCTCCATTTTCGCTGAGACCGCTTTTCGCTGAATCGCTGCACGATAAACACCTCCGAATGGATTTATGTATTTGATCGCTAGTAGCGATTTTCATCGCATCGCGCGACGCGAATCCGCTCAGTCATAAACGtagccttaatttttttctcataggCGATTCTGGTTATCTGCTTGAGCCATGGCTTTTAACTCCATATAGAAATGCTGCTGAAAACTCTGCTGAAAGTTACTACaactacaaattttcaaaagccAGATCCCTTATCGAACGAGTATTTGGAGTATTAAAAGCGCGGTTCCGATGCCTTTTAGCTGCTAGAGAACTGCATTATGCCCCAGAAAAAGtggtgaaaattttaaacgtaTGTTGTGCACTTCATAATATTTGCACTCTTTTTAATGTGGAATCACCTGTAAATATAGCAGTagaagttgaagaagtcgataCTAGTTATACTGAAACCATAGGAAATGCGAATGAAACCAATATTGCTAAACGTTTAAgagatcaaataaaaaacagtatgattagtttataaacatataacactattcaataaagtaaactttttaatttttcatattttcacatttatttgattaaaatccaCATTAATGATATAAAGCTTTAGTCTCTTGTACATGTGTATAAatactatatctatatatgtcagtattatatatgtaataaaaagaaaaaactatcacataaacaaaaaatacatttttaattcaataaataattatcagtaagtattaaaaaataagtaacaGACTTCAGTGTCAATAactaaaatacaatatttttattgggcGGGCCGTTCAATTTCTAGCATTTGCTTTTTTAGTTCTAATGttgcaaattttagttttgttttgtcCAAATCAATCCTTTTTTTGTGTTCGAATTTTTCAACAGccaatgtatatttttttttactcattttatgttttttttcatgcattttgAAATCACTTTTAGGTTTACATTAATTTCAGACAACACTTTTAATGAACCTTTGTGATAAGCGATTTGGTTATCCACCTGCTTATTTAAAAGGCTATCTTTCTTTTGCGGAGCGACTCTCTGATGTGAACAATGTGGCATTTCATCCACTGGCGTTGGTTCATTCTGTCGGAATTCGTCGGTTGTAATGTCTGACCCACTTGGTTGTGTTAACTGTGCTGCACCAAATTCTGAGGTGCCGCTTATTCCACTGACGGATATTTCCATTGCCAGAAGCTCACTAACCTGCTCCTCCAACGGTGTTAAGGAGCAATGACTTGGAGGACCACCACCAGTTCCagaaatacttattttattccgacgcatttttgctttcaaatgagTTTTATAATCCGACCAAacctttaaataattaagtaatatgtgttttaaaaatcaattataattaatcttttttacctttttccattttaaaacaTCCCGCGATGGTGGCCCCGCAGCATTAAGGTCACATACCAACTCTTTCCATAAATTATTTGCAGCATTTTTCGCGTCCACAGTTTTCAGTTGTCCTTTGGAAAGTTCCGAATGTGTTTTCATGTAATTGATTAAAATTTCGAACTGTGTtgggtttgtttgtttatttttaaaatgttccctgttaaataaatcttttttttaattaaaactacaaatatgtcttataaacttacattttttgtCCGTGGCGCTTGCCTGTTTGATATCGAATCAAAAATACGTTAAACGCACAGATTTGACAGTCGTTTACGCAATAAAGAGTGCTGCCATTGCGAAGGGGTAAAAATAAATGCGCAAAACGCAATTTCCAATGCGCTTGTCGCCTTACAGAGTTGCTTTTTGTCATTTACGAACTTTTTCACTTGCGCAATGCCTTACAGAGTAACCCCccaggtcaagagggggtgctCCTAACAAAACATGCAAGGCCCCCGTCGAAACAGTACGACATACAGGCAGAGATGCAAGCATCATACAACGCTACATCGAGAGGAGTTTTTGACGACCCGAGACCGCCACTActgtctcccaccatacagCAGCTCCATAAGTAGCACAAGCCACAAACAAGCTACGGTATATGGTACGGAACGCGTGACGCCCAAGACCCCAATCACTCCTCAAGATGCGTCGTACTTTGCCTATGACTGCCAGTATGCGCTCCTTAACCCTAaccaagtgtggagtaaaacacattcTTTCTCTCATAgtcagtcccagatatttgacttgcgtcacatacaGTTTGTCAAGTAATTCTTTGCAAAATTGAAAACGTCATTGAAATAAAACTTCAAGtttatttttcataagaaaaaatggatttatttcagtttttgcttttaaattataataacagtGATTATTAGCTACAActatgattaaaaaaaacatatttcagcATAAAACAtaacaagaaaacaacaaaaacaaaaagtatgcaaatattaggttgtcaactAATTCTTTGCAAAATGTAAACATTAGTTAATCTTGtaacgaaaacttataaagtataACATTTATGGTTCTAATATTTGGTGTGGCGTCCCTTGGCATCCAAGACTGCATTCAGGCGACGAGGCATGGAATGTATAAGACCGTTTATGTCATAATACTCCGGTATTTTCTTCCATTCCTctttaattgcttttattaatgcGTTTTTATTTGTTGGTCCCCGTTTAGCCACCTTCTTCTTTAGTAAAGACCACAAATTTTCGATGGGGTTTAGGTCAGGACTCTGGGCAGGAGTGTCGATCACTTTGCTGCAGTTATACAGCAGCCAGGTCCTGCAAAGGAGCGATTTGTGTTTGGGGTCGTTGTCCTGATAGAGTTTATATTGCAGTTTATTTGGATTCTGAGGGCTAACGAACCCAAAATCCAGGACGCTTCTTactaattcattttttaaaatgtccAAATAAAATTCTTTGGTCATTACATCATTAAATATACGAAGTTCTCCAACGCCTTTGGATGAAATACATCCCCAAACCATTACAGAAAGTTTGCCAAACTTTACTGTTGGtacgatatttttttgttttaaggctGTATTGGGCTTTCTCCAGACTTTGCTGGGTCCGTCATGATAGTACAACATTATTTTCGTTTCATCACAAAAAATAACGTCGTTCCAGTACTCCGCCGGCTTGTTAACATTGGCAATAGAAAAGTTTAGCCGCCTATCGATGTTGATCGCAGAAAGCAAAGGTTTCTTTCTGGCTACGTGTGATGAGTACTTGTGAGTAATGAGAACTTTTCTTATGGTCTCGTGGCTAACTATTGTATTGCAGTCATTTTTTAGTTCCAATGCCAATTGCCTTAGTGTAGTTTGCGGATTATCGCTAATCGTTTTTAAAATCTTTGAGTGATGACGTCTGGTAAGCTTTGTTGGTCTTCCTCCAGAATTGTTTAAATGCAGCcgattttctttttctgctcGATTTATGATATTATATACTGTCCTTAATTTAATAGTAAACATATCAGCTAATTCTTTTGGCGATTTACCCTTATAATAGTTGTAGTAAACCAACTGTATTACATTTTCATCAACTCGTTTGCCGGGCATTGTTTTAATACCGTATTGCGAACACTTGTGCActtgttaaaaccaaaaccGTAATAAAACGAGACATAAGAACATATTCCAGACGCACGTGTTGATTTTTCTGGAATTTGATTTACCGTTGGTTTGTTTTGTGTCTCACTTTAGCTTCTGTTTGCATTTTGCAAAGAATTAATTGACAGCCTaatatttgcatactttttgtttttgttgttttcttgttaTGTTGTATGCTGAAATAGGTTTTTTTTAATCACAATTGTAGCTAATAACCActgttattataatataaaagaaaaaactgaaataaattcattttttcttaagaaaaataaacttgAAGTTTTATTTCAATGACGTTTTCAATTTTGCAAAGAATTACTTGACAAACTGTATCTGATACTGACTccattcacacggacaatcggtggacgaaccggcgacaatctacctttcagcagcattgccaccgttttATCCATCGATATGTCAacccccacacctaaaccccaagaattaacAATCTCTAAGAGATCTCTTCCCGCCCGTTCTAATTCACACCGCGAACGACCCTACACCAGAAGTAGAAGATcatccgcatacgcacaacactTACAAAGTGGCTCGggctgcccaagcagagaatCCATCATgagattccaaatatatggaccacaaatggaaccctgcgggcagccacgAACCACCTCAGTCTCCACACTTTCATTCATACCAACTAGAGAagcctttctgtccgaaaaatagCTCCGCCAAAGAGCAActtccggacagccaagctcctccagccgttgcaccaccCGATCCCAGCTAAGGTAATCAAATGCCCCcttaaagtcaacaaatatgccaaggacAACATTCCTAACAACATTCTGAACAAAAAACCACGCATCCTCTACACTGCGTCCTTTCCTaaacccaaactgcctatccgaccacataaCCCTCGTTAGCTCCAGAAGTCGTTCCACCATTACTCtctccagcacttttccaagtactggaaggagactgatgccccgataagatcgaggatcgctcctgatcttatcaggggacttcaggagaggaaTAACCCTAGCCAttttccactcgcgtggaaaATATCCCTCCCAAACGCACTTATCATAAATAGCTTCCAGAtattccggaatgaacttccacaagcttttgcacatctctccgttcaaacAATCAAAACCAGGagaccgtttagacctaaccaggccaaaggcaTACCCTaactccccatcatctaatggagggacgggcacctcttgtgcttgaggtacctgcacctccgacctGGGAAAGAACGCACAGAaccccgcacactctctccGCGTCGATAACAGagtgtcaccgacgcgaagagaggtgATATCCTGTCATCTACGACCCCTGCAAatcctatagacctgaccccaggggtcgTTCCTATTCTCCCTAACGAAACTCCTCCACTCATCCTCCTTAATTTTCACTAGCATTTCCTTATAATCCCTATtcgcacaactaaattcatacctaagctgggacaacctatcagaattggaccgccgggcgcgttgaaactaccgcctcaatcgcctgacagtcctcctcATCAAGGTAAGCTCACGCGTCCaccatttaattttagaaaCCCTACGAGACTCAAACCTACCAAAAACCCTATCATTTACCTCCCAAACTACCTCATAAAGATGAGCAATTTGCTCGTCCACCCCCAACTCCTCAAACTCACTAAGCGGTATACAAGATACCGcttccctaaccgagagtccatattggttTCAGTCAATACCAGTGACACGCCATCGCCGCCATGGACTCACATAAGGCGGAGGAGGGGATCGaggggtaaccataatttgaatcaaattatgatcactCAATCCCCACCCCCCCCTAACCTCCCACCTAACACTAAAGGCCCTACTTGCTGCCTCATTCATTAGCGTCACGTCAATATCACTCACACCCCTAGGCCCATCAAAAGTATACCACTCACTGGGCTCATTCACAACGTGGAGATCATTAGCCACCACCCATTCACTCAATGCCTCACCTCGACTGTGGCTCCGATATCCAGACGAATGCCGGGATACCTTACTGAACCACATCGAAgacgaggcattcgcatccaTCCCCAGGATAAATGGACTACCACCTACAAGAAGTAGCAGAATGTCCATGTATCCTAGGTAGGGCTCTAGGGGCTCGCTATACTTACAATATAAGCTAGCCACAACCATTCTACCGAAAACCCCCTCAATAGCTACACAAACACCCAGCCGTGAAGAATCCAAGACTACACAATCATAGCTTGGATCATTCACAACAATTGCAGCATTAGCTCTAAGGTCCGTAAAGACCTTAAAACCCCCAGGAAGACCCCGAACCACCCCGTTGGTGGCGAAGGGCTCCTGGAGTAGAGCAATGCCACACCCACTCTCAATCATACAACCCCCCAACTCACACATTACGGCAAATGCCCCCTGGCAATTTAACTGGATAAACCCCCCCATCAGTGTCTGGCGAGGGCACGCTCAACAATGCCACAGTAAATCGGGCAAACAGCTCAAATCATAAGATGTTCAGCTGGCTTACCCTTGAAAGCACAGTTGCGGTAATGTGGTGCATTGACGCAACCGGCAGCCCTGTGGCCTTCCTGATCGCACCTCCGACAGACATCTGATCTAGCCCTACACTCAGCCACTCTATGATCAAAACCCATACACCGGAAGCAGCCAGCGACGGGGCTGTCCGGTCGCACCCGGAAGGAAAACCACTTAATGTAGCACCGACCTGCCTCCAAGAGGGCGGACATCAACTTGTCCGTACCCTTATGGACGACATTGGTCCACCATCAGCAGCCACCGTCCAAGGGCGACTGACCATCCTCACATCAGACTTCAGGGACGCCGGGCTGAGGTCCCGGAGGTTCAACCGGAATAACTCCTCCATGAATTTCTCATGGGGGATCTCCGTGTGAACCCCCTGGACCACAACCCGAGGACCCAACTTCCGGGTGACAGTGACTTCCAACCCCACCTCCTCAAACTTCTTGTTCTTCACTACTCTTTCCCTCTCGCGAGCAGAAGGAGTACGAAGAATCGCCCACCTCCCTTAAGTAGACGGACATCATGGACCCTCACTCCAAGTGCGGGACCCACCTCCTGAACCACCTTCTTAATTACATCCTTAGAGGAAGTTGCTGGCCCCTTGCTCCTCACAACCACCGCATAAGTCTCCACCGGCTTCGGCGTAACCGGTGCAATAGCCCCCAGCACCTGTGCTGCAGGCGCAGGCATCGGTACCGACGGAGCCGGCAAAGACCCACCC encodes the following:
- the LOC126765090 gene encoding putative nuclease HARBI1 — its product is MTSEEKNEAKRAFYSVSGIPGVIGVVDGTHIQMIRPAVNEHLYFNRKLKHSINAMVICDHKMMIKAVNGRFAGACHDSHVWNLSSERPYLQTNYVNGEIGIRILGDSGYLLEPWLLTPYRNAAENSAESYYNYKFSKARSLIERVFGVLKARFRCLLAARELHYAPEKVVKILNVCCALHNICTLFNVESPVNIAVEVEEVDTSYTETIGNANETNIAKRLRDQIKNSMISL